The following coding sequences are from one Treponema bryantii window:
- a CDS encoding tocopherol cyclase family protein, producing MNKSDLKRNYWMLNGRFARKGYDWWWHNFTAVNEKTGEERAFFIEYFTCNPALGGDQPVCGQLPVNREAGRRPSYLMVKCGWWGDNPTQLHKFIALKDVDIGHDDNGYFVKAGDCSACETRLIGKVEISSEDAAAHPEWMCNSGSMQWDINVDKKVAFNVGYGAGSLFRKLKAFEMYWHAEGMKSLYSGSITSNGEKYIITNERSFGYADKNWGADFTSPWVWLSSCDLVSKQTGKRLEDSVFDIGGGRPKAFGIALNRKLLSDFWYEGKSYEFNFSKFWTFCRTKFDCKETEDKIIWYVRQETTKAIMETQVECDKLKMLLVNYESPDGAKRHNRLWNGGTGCGTVKLWKKRLFAKPKLLDEIEAKHIGCEWGEYC from the coding sequence ATGAACAAATCGGATTTGAAGAGAAATTATTGGATGCTCAACGGCCGTTTTGCCCGCAAAGGATACGACTGGTGGTGGCATAATTTTACAGCTGTTAATGAGAAGACTGGAGAAGAACGCGCGTTCTTTATCGAATATTTTACATGTAACCCGGCACTAGGTGGGGATCAGCCGGTATGTGGTCAGCTTCCCGTAAATCGTGAAGCAGGTCGCCGTCCAAGTTATCTTATGGTAAAGTGCGGCTGGTGGGGAGACAATCCTACACAGCTTCATAAGTTTATTGCCTTGAAAGATGTGGATATTGGGCACGACGATAACGGCTATTTTGTAAAAGCAGGAGACTGTTCTGCCTGTGAAACGCGCCTTATTGGTAAGGTGGAGATTTCATCGGAAGACGCAGCAGCTCATCCTGAATGGATGTGTAATTCCGGCTCAATGCAGTGGGATATAAATGTAGATAAAAAGGTTGCCTTTAATGTAGGCTACGGTGCAGGTTCACTGTTCCGTAAACTTAAAGCCTTTGAAATGTACTGGCATGCAGAAGGAATGAAATCTCTTTATTCAGGAAGTATTACCTCAAATGGCGAGAAATATATAATTACTAACGAACGTTCGTTCGGTTATGCTGATAAAAACTGGGGTGCAGATTTTACTTCTCCGTGGGTCTGGCTTTCTTCTTGCGATCTAGTAAGTAAACAAACAGGTAAACGCCTCGAAGATTCTGTATTCGATATCGGTGGCGGTCGTCCAAAGGCTTTTGGAATCGCTCTTAATCGCAAACTCCTGAGTGACTTCTGGTACGAAGGAAAATCATATGAATTTAATTTTTCAAAATTCTGGACTTTCTGCCGTACAAAGTTTGATTGCAAGGAAACTGAAGATAAAATTATCTGGTATGTCCGTCAGGAAACAACAAAGGCTATCATGGAAACTCAAGTGGAATGCGACAAATTGAAAATGCTTCTGGTAAACTATGAGTCTCCAGATGGGGCGAAACGTCATAACAGATTATGGAATGGCGGAACCGGCTGCGGTACTGTAAAGCTCTGGAAAAAACGTCTGTTTGCTAAGCCAAAACTTCTTGACGAGATTGAAGCTAAACACATTGGCTGCGAGTGGGGTGAATACTGTTAG
- a CDS encoding TatD family hydrolase, whose protein sequence is MEKWNLKFICFPLSLRENKVLIMLIDFHTHLDFYNQTDLAAQLAEFSGTIIAASVDENSFLKNCEIASHTPDQCHIISTFGIHPNYADENATFLDNPETKKRFEKYLEQSPLIGEIGMDFCWSKCSVENQEKVLRYFLEYCNKTAKPCVIHTKAAEQKICDILSDYPDAPIVIHWYDGPENIYREFLRRGYMQTFGVETIRSEHLQKLLKMTPPELLLAETDNPDSEPWLGGTRNDVGLIERVYNEIAGLLGMSRPAFEKLIEENFNRILPN, encoded by the coding sequence ATGGAAAAATGGAATTTAAAATTTATTTGTTTTCCTTTATCATTAAGAGAAAATAAGGTTTTGATTATGCTTATTGATTTTCATACACATTTAGATTTTTACAATCAAACAGATTTAGCTGCACAGCTAGCTGAATTTTCAGGAACAATTATTGCGGCCTCTGTCGATGAAAATAGTTTTTTGAAGAATTGTGAGATTGCGTCACATACACCAGATCAGTGTCATATAATTTCTACCTTTGGTATCCATCCAAATTACGCAGATGAAAATGCCACATTTCTTGATAATCCCGAAACGAAAAAACGATTTGAAAAATATCTTGAACAGTCTCCTTTAATCGGTGAAATTGGAATGGATTTTTGCTGGTCAAAATGTTCTGTTGAAAATCAGGAAAAAGTTTTAAGATATTTTTTAGAATACTGTAATAAAACTGCGAAGCCCTGCGTAATTCATACAAAAGCTGCTGAACAAAAGATATGTGATATTCTTTCTGATTATCCAGATGCTCCGATTGTGATTCACTGGTATGATGGACCAGAGAATATTTACAGAGAATTCTTACGTCGCGGTTATATGCAGACATTTGGTGTAGAAACTATTCGGTCTGAACATTTACAGAAATTACTGAAAATGACTCCTCCAGAACTGCTGCTTGCTGAAACTGATAATCCTGATTCAGAGCCCTGGCTTGGTGGAACCAGAAATGATGTTGGTTTGATTGAAAGGGTCTATAATGAAATTGCCGGACTTCTCGGTATGAGCCGTCCGGCTTTTGAAAAACTTATTGAAGAAAACTTCAATAGAATATTACCTAACTAA